In Benincasa hispida cultivar B227 chromosome 8, ASM972705v1, whole genome shotgun sequence, the sequence CCTTAAGCGTTGTGCTCGGACAATGTTTGTGTGCTTGAATTTTTTGCTTGCTCTTTTGCTTGGTTTGTCATGATTAATAGTTGTTGATGTGCCCTCTTTGTGATTAAGTTTGCATGAAATTATGTTTAaagagcatgatcatgatttttagtctattttaaaaacttttattATCTTTCATGCATGCTTAAGTCCTTTGTCTAACGAAATTAGGTCTTGCATGCTCAAAAGTTGTATTATTgggcttatatttttgttgtcacctcAAAAGGCCTAAATAATAGGTGTTAAGTGATTGAAAGCTTAACCTAGTAATGCATGCCTAAGTTTTTGCCGAACTTTTGTTTTGTATTGTAAAAACCAAGCATGTTATATAGTAAAAGAAAGTTTGTAAAAgccaaagcatgttgtaaagtaAAAATAAGTTTGCATGTTATTTTTTAAGAGGATTACTCCTCTTTGTTGAGGTTATGGTTAACCTAGGGCGGCTATGACACCCGTAGTTTTCCTCTGAGCTAAAGTACCccgaggaatgagtaagctttgGCACCTTATTAGGAAacattgctcgtagttagatgtcttTCATATAACCCGTAtgggcaagtcaaaacgaaggtgaCGTGTCTAGATAAGGTGCCTCTTTTGTGTAAAagtaagaaaataagaaaaagacaaaaatggaataaaaattTTAAGTCTGTCATCGCATCATTGAGTCTAGGAAGCTTAACTCTTAGGCCTTCGAGCCAGAGTAGGGAAAATACGAATTGAGAACCTTATAAAACCATTCTGGGTTGTGTGGGCTCAACTAGTAGGGCTTTAAACTCATCCATGCATGAATAGgtttagaatcatttttaaaCATGCTTCATTGATTTATTGTAATCAAATTTCATCTTTGATTGCAAATCTTATCTTAAGAGTCTATTGAGACTAAAGTAACAACCCTTGTGATTGAGCAAGCATGAATTTTGTGTGAATGTGTGATTCTACCTTGCTTGAAGACCAACAAGAATTAAGTTGAGGGTGTTTCATAACACCATAAATGTGTTATCTTCCTCTTTTTAATTCTAGGTCTTTACTAtgttttaatgtgtttatttagtgtTTTTGTAGGTTTCGGGCACTTAAGAGGTAGAATTAGCCGTTACGAACTGTTTAGGGTTAATTTGGAGTAATTAAGAGTTAAAAAGAGCATCCAAGCTTCAAATGAGACAAAATGACAAAAACGCCCCTGAAGGCGCATCCCTCAGCACCGCAATGCCAAGTGTGGCGCTTTTTCCAAAAGTGCCAGATTTATTTCAGTGTCGTTGTCTTGTAGTGCTATGACACTACATACTTTGACAGATGTGTGCGCGCCAAAGCGTTGCGGCGCTAACCCTAGCGCCATGGCACCACCACAACTACTATATAAAGAGTTCTTCATTTTTAGGGTAGAGGATCAACCCCCATTCAGCCTCCAGTCAAATTTCTTCCACTTTTCCCTCTGCCACTTGTGcttttctatattttctttcCTCTTCTCATGTAATTAAAGGAACAATGTTGGGATTTGTCTTCTCCGTCTCCATGTTTATGTAAGTTCTAGCTATTGTCTAGTTTAGGGATTTGGAACAATATAATTTTTTGGAGTTTTGTTTAATTGTAATCTCTATATCTTGATTATGGTTTCTTTCTGTTTGTCATACTTAATCAATTGCATTTTCTCTTGATTGTCTGACAAATTACTTGAGGATTTGTGGTTGAATGCTTAGGATTATCTAGCAATATGTAACATGAAATTGTTAGTGAGTCCATAAGAAGCAGTAGGTAGTTTGCAATTTGTTGTCTAAAATGAATCGTCTTGTTCCTATCAACCTAGAGAAAATCATAGTGGGGTGTTTAATTAGACGATGAAAATTAAACTTTCATCCTAGTGTAAGccctagaacttaatgtgaTTGGTTAATCATGTTTAATATGGATTCATTTGAACATGTTTGGCTAATAAGGTAATTAGGACCGTTACTTGGATGTCCAATCAATTAAGCTAGGCATAGTTAAGAAACTAAAACTATATTAAACAATTTGATGATCAAGATTACATTAAGCAATTCCAATTCCCTTAAGCTAAATTGTTTCCTTTAATTGCATTTCTATCTTTTACTTTATTTGCACTATATTTTCTATGCATTTCGACTTATCCAATCAATACCAATCCCCCCCCTCCATTTTACcattttaactaaaaataagTTTTGAGGAACTAATCTTTTGCTcttctctgtggttcgaccccgGATTTGCCAtttgtactactagttagtataagtagtttgttcgatgatttataaatattatttgattggcgGTCTTTTGGGAGTGACAATAAGAGATTCCATCCCGATCAGTATTGATAAGtatccaaatttaaaaatatctcaAAAGACTAAGAACTTCAaatttttatatctaatatactGGTATTgatatcaaattgaattttgtataTAGTGTCTTTGGATATTTCACCAATACACTTTAATCCTTGGTCCTAACTTAttcaattagaaaaatattaattttgatgGATGAAAATATGCTCAACTTGTCAAATTCAGACATATTGTATAACTTTACAATTTGTAATGGAAAGAGGGAATGAATTGCAATTGGATGAAACCTTTGGAGCAAAGATGTGTGATATGTTACAGTAAGAACAAACATTTAAGAAAACAACTTTAGATTATATTCATTGTCATAAAATACAGCCAAACAGTTTTCATGTATACAAATTTATAAACATCGTAGAACTCACCAACAAAAGTTCATTCTTCCACAATTTATTAGACAAACATAGAAAGAGGCAGAACAGAGAGCTCAagctctatatatatatattatatatatagcattctcctttattttcattttataattaaaataagtattggcaactatattttttattgtagttgttttttttattttttttaagaaagatattcaaattcaaatttaaattagtactattttataaaaacataaattatatatatattattttttttgtaaaataataaaataattttaattttaaaaatttcaaattaaaaaaataaatatgttatataagttcaaatcatattaaattaattataaattaatgaatagaCGAAAGGGCATTCTTAAAACATTATCtaaatttaagacattttgGGGTAGATTTCCTacaaaaacaaacataattatccaagtattatcaattatctttaaaaatattcataCAAAACAAATATGGTTATCTAAGGATGTGTaacatttgaaatttataattttaggcATCTAAATATTCCAGCTATCtacattttcaaaaaacaaacgGCCCCTAATGTTTTCCATACAAAACTAATGCTAGGGGTATTTTTAACTCTTTTTAGATGTTTAAGATACTTTTGAAACTTCTGAaagtttaaacatattttttacacaaagtacaaagttttggaatattttgtataatttagccAAACTAATTTTTCATCTACCacgtttaaaaaatatatatatgttgcaTTTACATTAACCAAGtctaataatttttctaatagtAAAGAGAGTTGTTGAatcattttattctatttttcaatctCATGGGTTAAAGATAtccattttgaaattttagtaccaaatatagacattagccTCAAATTTTAAAGACGAAAATGTGTTATTTTGTCTtaaaaacacactcaaacacaTGTGTTACATTTACAATATACTAGGTCAATAGAGGTGGTGTCTAGAAATTGGTAGACAAACttcctaaattaaattttttttaaaaaaaaagtataaccCATGGACTTGAATAGTGTTTATTCCTCAAACCTATGGGAAAGAGTGTAAATTCTTATCCCAAACAAAGGTTCGGTTTAGGATGTCTAACCCATCCTAAGCCCAAtctttgaaacaaacacccccaAAAGATCCTTGGTTATTATTCGACCATAATACATGTGTGGGAATGGGATAATGTATTGTAAGGATGAGTTAGGGTACCAAACGTGAAAACATTGGAAAACACCAAAGATAAACCTACAAATATTTCCAATAAGGTCTTAAATATAGTTATGAATGCGTTAATTTAAACCTAACTCAACTagttaaaacatatattttcaacaatgaaatttaagatttaaattttcaCCTCTATAGTAGATTATCGTTGTTCTATGAGCATATAAATGTATAATAGAACAACATTATAATAACCGAAGGCTATAACCTCAACATTATAATAACCGAAGGCTATAACCTCGTGCTTTTAAATTATTGCAACATTTGACAAAACAAAACATTTCCTTCTACCGGTAGAAGGATGAGGATTTGAACCTCTAATACTAAAGAAAGAAATACATGTCGATTACCAAGTTAAAAAGTCTACTTAAATATACAACATGGGAGTAGTTAAGAGATCCTCCCTTTGAAGAAAAATTGACTTCTTTAGCAAAGCTTTAAAGATCAAACCAGAATTCCCAACCTCTTCCATTTCCAAAAACCACCCAACAGACCAAGTTGAAGTTATAAACTGTGTACCCCATCCTCTAAATGACTACCTTTTCCACtcagaaaaaggaagaaaaatgatACTCAAAAGCACATCATCACTGAgaattaaagaaagattataaCAAGATCTTCtttaatacaatattaaacaaTTACCAAATCCACAAGCTTTAAACAAATAAGCTTTTACATATATACTCTTTAACACAACTTTCAATCCAAATGATATCTCTAGGGGCACAAACTTTAACCACTAGGAATTAGCTTTGGATTAGGAAATTGATGTAAATTTGAGAAAATGGAAGATGTTCTTTTTGATGCATGCACTCATCAGCATAACCCTCCCCAGAGGATCATCGTTCACTTGCACAAAGTGCAGGCATCAAAAATAGAGTTGAAATTTCAGTCAGATAGAACATATAAACAAAGTAGATAGTAAGAAAAAtggggaggaaaaaaaaaacccattttaATCAAACAAGTTTCTGAGTGCATTTTGTTTGGTACAAGGATCAGGCAACAACTCCTTGGAGTTTTGCCTTTGAGTTTCTACTTGTTCATCAGAAGGTGAAAGTGCTTCAGATTCCCCTAAAACAACCCCTTGCTTCTGCAAAAACTCCCATTTATcttgaaacaaataaaagaaaccaatgaaagagatcTCTGCAGTGAAGAGGACAGTCCATAATCCTATGCTTCTTGAAGTTTTCTTATGGTAGGCATTTAAGCCGGTATAGATATTGATGATTCCCACTATAGAAATTATTGTTCCAAGAATCCAATGCGTAAGAAACCAtgcatttctttctttctttccccTGCACAAGTGAAGTGGGCAGTGGTGGTTTCTCAGAAAAGCTTCAACTcggttattaaaagaaaaaaatttcacaCAAGCATGTTATGTACTTTTTGAATAAGCAATAACTGAGTGCAATTTCTAAAAGCATGTTATgtatttaaaaagaaagaattaaaacatttttgaCTAAGTAATTAGATaccaatataaaatttaaaagtgcttttgattaCCTATAGAAGTTATGACAAACTCTTAGTATGCATATTTTAATGGGATCATTTGGTGGAACAATCATGTTTTGGTCCTACAAAGTTCCATAAGTCAAGAAAGGTCctaaaaaatgaaaagggaaaatgggAAAACTAGAGGAAATTTACCTTTGAGGCCTGAAAATGCCAATCACAGCCTGTGCCCAAATGGCTATGTAAAGAGCTAAACCTATTCTTTGATGGCTATTATTAAATAAGTTCTCAAATTTTCTGAGGGACATTACAGCTCCAGCTGTGGCCAAGAGGAGGGATAGCGTCTGTTAAATGAAATTAAGTCAGTATACTTCAAAGAATATCAAGAATCACTATGctttactttcttttttaatttaaaaattcagcTGTCATTGAGGGGAAAAAAAgtgcaaaacaaagaaatgcaCAGAACGGAGCCAAACAAAATTAGACCCATAAAGTACTCCAAACGAGCAAAGTCAAGAAGACAATTGCAAAAGTCTTTTGTATCCGTATATTTTAGTGCCCATGCAAATATCATAAATCCTCATGCTTTGAAAGATTAATTGTTTTACTTACCCCAAAATTAACTTTGTCAATTAATACTAATTAAGAAATTGACAAGCTAGAGATTATAGCTTGCACAGGGTtaaggtaaaatggtaattttagagATTTATCCTTCTTTTAATATGTTAAATCAGGGGATAATCCTACATAAGACCTTAAAATGCAAGAATAACTTCTATAATTTACTCttagaaaagagaaagagagagagagagagagaaatagtTTGTGCTCATTGAAAACACTGAGAAGGATCATGAGGAGTACTAATTATAATCTTTTTCTTGCTATTCAAGTATGAATTCTTTAACTTCTCTGCCACTGAATTGTAATCAGCAGAACTAAAgaaaaagactttttttttcagaataaaaacaaagaaagcATGATGGTACAACATGCTGGGCATCATTATGTTCTTATCAAAGTCAAGACAAAAAATGGTTGCCTTTTAAGCATTTTATGATCTTGAAAGAAAACATCATCTTCCTCTGAGTTCagctatttataaaaattagtaGAAGCATGAAGAATGAAGAATGATAGTTGGTTTACCTGAAAAACAACATGGAGGTAGAAGAAGACCTTTAACTGAGTCGACCCACGAGCCATTCGACCAGACATTCTAATTGTAAGTATCCCAAAAGGCATTAGAAACCCCATTGAAATCCAGAGGAGCAATCCATGGAGTTGAATATCAAATCTCTTTTGATGGCTTAACTGCAAAACTATAAACATAAGTCTGACCTCGATAcagcaaatttaattttatatcaacaCTTTAACAATCTCATTTGCTAGTAGGATCCCAAGTTTACACAAAATCAACAGGTGGGTAAATATTGAGGGAAAAAAAGACTTTATAGGATTCAAACATAGGATCTCCTACTCTAATACCATGTTAAATAATTAACTCAAGAacttaaagagaaaagttaccttaaatttaatcttatgtcaaaactataacactcactTTCAGTAGTGGCTCCAAAATTTGCACAAGAATCAACAAGTGgttaaatagagaaaaaaaaatgacttatAGGATTCAAACACAGAATCTTCCAACCTAATATCATGTTAAATCACTAAACTAAAAAACTTAGGTGAAAAAGTTACTGTTAATTTAATCTATTATCAATAGTTCTTATATCAACACTGTTACTCTCTTTCACTGGTGGGCTCCAAAATTTGCACAGCCAACAAGTGGttaataagaggaaaaaaatatgaCTTTACAGTATTCAAACAGAGGATCTCCTAACCTGATATCATGTTAAATCACTTCTAAACTCGAACACGAAAACAGTGggctaaaataaatttaatcttatatcaATGTTTGTAACGAGAAAATTAGCTTAACCTTTACCTTTTCATGGCCGTCTTGAATGCTCCTGTAACTCCTAGCTTTCTGCAACCCTTCATGAGCTGAGCATTGAACTAATGGCAGAAGAAAAGCATTACAAACGCTCAGAGCAATAAGGTCCAGCTTATGGAAGTTTCTCATTCTTCAATAACCAATTACACATAAAAACAAAACCCAAATGGAAATCAAGCACAAACCCTCTTTCTCAATTTCTTGTTCTTCCCCCAAAATGGGATTTGTAAAGACAAGGGCTGTGATGAATTTGAGCAGCGACAATGTCGATTATAAGTGGGGAAGAAAATTTCGAGTGGAATGGATTGAGAACCAGTGTTCTTTGAATCACATTGGCTATTTATTGAGAAATCTTCAGCCATTGAAGAGGGGTTAAGAAGAAAAGTGAAGGGGGAATGATGAAGGGATGACATGAGCGAGCTTTCTTCCCTTTGGTTCTTGCCGCCCAAAAAGGGAATGTTTGGAAGTGGGGTGGGGCCTTAGCTTTGGAGGGAAATATGATTAAAGGGAACAAAGGATTAGAAAATTACATGATTTTGTTAGGATTGAATTGGATAATAATGATGTGAAGGTGTGGGAAATTAAACTTTCATTTTGTTTGGATGATTGCAACTAAGGCTACGTTTACTACATGAATGGGTATGGTTAGCGGGTTATATCGGattacttttgtttttatttacacGACCATCCATAATCGCAATTAAATATGAAGTTCACCATATCATCTGtaatcaaatattataaacCGATTGAGTTTAGGAAGGTACTCAATTTGATTGTGTTTGTGGATATAATGGGACCcacatattttatcaaaatatttttttgttgaatttCCATCTTTTTTCCTCGAAAATTATAAGATATGGATTTACAGATACATCCATCGATGGTGGTTATGAccattttaacaattttataacCCTTTTCGCTCGTACGCTTATCAATTTACCGGTTTTCATTGAGTAGTCGATAACGATAATAATATCGATGATTATATTGATTTGTGTTATTTTAA encodes:
- the LOC120083468 gene encoding cytochrome b561 domain-containing protein At4g18260, with product MRNFHKLDLIALSVCNAFLLPLVQCSAHEGLQKARSYRSIQDGHEKLSHQKRFDIQLHGLLLWISMGFLMPFGILTIRMSGRMARGSTQLKVFFYLHVVFQTLSLLLATAGAVMSLRKFENLFNNSHQRIGLALYIAIWAQAVIGIFRPQRGKKERNAWFLTHWILGTIISIVGIINIYTGLNAYHKKTSRSIGLWTVLFTAEISFIGFFYLFQDKWEFLQKQGVVLGESEALSPSDEQVETQRQNSKELLPDPCTKQNALRNLFD